The following proteins are encoded in a genomic region of Arachis stenosperma cultivar V10309 chromosome 4, arast.V10309.gnm1.PFL2, whole genome shotgun sequence:
- the LOC130974832 gene encoding uncharacterized protein LOC130974832 — translation MAALENMAATMQTTAEALGQQINNNVNGGREAQGPMTLAVEAKNDRRESHRREHNQEYPTRGQEFKRRGYPQRFPQRRNDFATSEESQRNGKGKRAAAASDVSSCQRCGGHHPNRPCRYGSGLCYNCGKLGHVVRDCPHRKDRETARSDFRT, via the exons ATGGCGGctttggagaatatggctgctacTATGCAGACCACTGCagaggctcttgggcaacagataaacaataatgtCAATGGTGGAAGGGaagctcagggcccgatgacactg gctGTTGAGGCGAAGAATGACCGTCGGGAGTCCCACCGCAGGGAGCACAATCAAGAATACCCAACAAGGGGTCAAGAGTTTAAGAGAAGAGGATACCCACAACGTTTTCCTCAAAGGCGAAATGACTTTGCGACGAGTGAGGAGTCCCAAAGAAACGGTAAGGGAAAACGGGCAGCGGCTGCTTCTGATGTTTCGAGCTGTCAGAGATGTGGAGGTCATCACCCAAATAGACCGTGTCGTTATGGTTCGGGTTTGTGTTACAATTGCGGAAAGCTAGGACATGTGGTCAGAGATTGCCCACACCGGAAGGATCGGGAGACTGCCAGGTCCGATTTTCGTACCTAA